TGAGCACAGGTAAGCATAACGCGGGAAGAGCCAAAGGCGACATGACTTGCGCTTATGATTCTGCCTGCAAGAAAAAGATTATCTATGTTTTTAGAATAATAACAACGATATGGAATGGAATACACCCCTTTACCATGCCATTGCGTACATGAATTGTGTTTGCTGTAAATACCGTCTGCAGGATGTAAATCCATAGCCCAACCGCCAAAAGAAACCGCATCATAATAATCGCGTTGCTCAACAATATCTTTTTGGGTAAGCATGAAGTCACCTTCAAAACGTCGGCTTTCCCGTTTGCCGGGAATAGTCCCGACCCATTCTAAGGTAAGGTTTGCGGCTTCGGGATATTTACCACTATTCTTTACGTAATCCCAAATGCCATAAACTACTTTCCAAAGTTCAAATTTTATGTCTTCTGATTGATGTATCGTATCTAAGCGTCCACCGTGTTCTACCCACCAAAGCTTACAACCGTGATCTCCCAATTGAAAGTTTTTAATACGCGGAAGTTCTTCTGCATTTTTTATGGCAAAAGATGGTGCTGTATAAGAAATAGGCTTTCCCACGTCTTTAGTGTAAAAGTAAAGAGAGTGCCCTAAAAGATTACCGTAATCTTTAATATTAGGAGCAAAGCCTTCATCAAATTCTTCTTTGGTTTCCGCACCCATCCGGAACGACGCTCCGGACATAAAAGCAATAATTCCATCACCCGAAGCATCACAGAAAAGAGGGGCACTAGCTACGTATGTCGTGGAATTCTGACTGCAAAAAGCAGTTGCTGTTTTAACTTTATTATCGTCTCCTTTTTCAACATCATAAACAGCTGTATTAAGGAGTAGGGTTATATTTTTTTCTTCGTATACTTTTTCGAGCAGTACGGTGTCAAAAATTAGCGGATTCCCTTCTTTATTTCTTTTAAGGTTCTCTAAAAGAATTTCATTGATCAATCCGCCTTCACGGCTCCAACGGTTATTATTACCCATGTGTGAGGTTGCACCCAAACTCCAAAGACGAACTTCAGAAGAGGCATTACCACCAAGTACCGGACGATCTTGTAGGAGTGTAACTTTTAGGCCCGAACGGGCTGCCGTAATTGCGGCGCAGACACCTGAAAGACCACCTCCAACTACAACAAGGTCACTTTGTAGTGGTACGGTTTTCGTGATTCTTTTTTTGGAACTATAGGCTTCTGAAATCATATAATGCAATTTGTACTTTAGTATTTAGACTTGGTGTTTTTTGAAACGTTATAAGTGAGAACTGTTTGATCTTAATTCTTATTAATGGTTTTAAAGACGATATAGCCCCCAAGTAATAAGACCAACGTTCCCATGCCTCCCACTAAGAGTGCCCCGGTTTTGGCAATAAAGGATAATATTAAAATCATTAGGCCGGTTAGTGCTACGCCAATACCTATAACCCGTGTACCTTTTTTATTTCCGGCAGCAGCTTCTTCCTCCGTCTCGGAAACTTTTTCAGCTACTTTAAGTTGATAGTTGTCGTATTCTAAAGTGGCCTTTTGTTGGGAACGCGCGTATACCTCAAATGCTGCTAATAGCACTACGGGAATACCCATGCCAAACCCCATTTCTTCGGCTCTATCAAATGAAAAGTTGAGAAGAGTAGGAGATAAAAATTTAAAAAAGGCATTGATAACTAAAGTGATAACTGTAACAATTAAAGCACTCTTGCCAGTTTGATATTTACTGAACAAAGCCCACATAGGTGGTAAAAACATAGCTCCACCAGTTATAGCCGCTAAGCTCATAACTACCTCCACGATACCACCCATATAAGGAACCAATAGTGCAATGAGTATGGTTAGTACACCGAGTAATATAGTAGCTGTCCTACCTACTTTTACCAATTTGTCTCCATCCGCGTTAGGTCTAAAATGTTTGTAAACGTCATTGGCCAATACACCAGCGGAGATATTTAGAGTGGTATTTACAGAGCTTGATGTAGCGAAAATCATTCCGCCTAACATTAGCCCCAACATTCCAACAGGAAGCACTTCTTTACACATTAAAAGATAGGCACCTTCATCTGCCAAACCACCCAATTCAGGATTAAGAACTCTATAGATCATAGGAGGTAACATCCAGATTAACGGACTAACGAGATAGAGTCCGCCAAAAAGCCATCCTACTTTTTTTGCATCTTTTGGAGTGGCAACACTGGTATAGCGTTGTACATAAGCCCAATTACCGGCAATAAAGAAAAGATTGTATAACCCGAAGGCAACCATAAAACCCCAAGTATATTCTTCATTTACCAAATTGAAAAAATTCTCAGGAGCCTGTGATACAAAATTCTCGATACCGCCAATTTTATCCAGCGAAAGCGGAACAACTATTAAAACGGCTGCAGTAAGTACCACAAATTGAAGAACATCTGTAACAATTACTGCCCAAAGACCACCAACTGCGGTATAGATTAAAATTAATATACCCAGTACGATAATACTGGTACTTATAGGGAAACCTGTTGATACTTCAACAATTTTAGCTACGGGATATAAAAAAGCACCCGTGGTAAAGATGGATATCAACAAAAATAAATAGGTGTAAATTTTTTGAGTGCTGTACCCTAATCGGTCCGTTATAAATTCGGCCGCGGTAAGCGCTTTTGTTTTTTGCCATTTAGGAGCAATGAAAAAACCGATTAGAACACCGGCAATGCACATTGTAGTTTGAATGGTAATGGCAACCCAACCACTGGAATATGCTATGGAACCCCATACTACAAAGGTACCTGCAGAAAAGAAACTCATAAAGAGAGAAAGGCCACTCATCCACCAGGGTAGTGCTCCACCCGCTGCAAAGAATGATTTCATATTTCTACCCGACTTTGAAAAGCTAAGTCCGCATACGAAGACAAGCAAAGTAAAAATCAGTATAACCGTAATGTCTATTGTGCCCATTCTTATGATGAATATACTATTAACTCTAATTTTCTGTAATTTAGAAATAGGGGGTAAACTAGCACCCCCTATTTGAAAAAACTAACAAAAACTAACAAACATTTTTAATACCCGGGGTTTTGAGTTACTACATTTTCCGTAGCGTCAATTTCTGCCTGTGGTATAGGCCATAAATAGTGTTTTCCGGCGTCAAAGGTTCTTTCTTCCAACTCTCTGTAATCTAAGTTGCCCATTTCAACTCTTGGTTGAGAAGGCGCGCCAGTGTAATCTATGTAGCCGTCATCATCAATATTAGGAACATAATTTAAACTTCCTATTTTACTAAAGCCATTGGCAGGACCACCAAAAACAGTAGTATTCATAACCTTTTCGGCAACACCCCATCTTCTAATATCAAACAGGCGAAGTCCTTCATCTGCGAACTCTACTTTACGCTCTCTTCTAATAATTTTTCTCAACTCTGCTTGATCCGTTGTAGTAACTGCAGGAAAAGCGAAACCACTATTGTTATAAGCACGTTCACGTACATCGTTCAATGCATTTAGAACACTAGCGTCTACGGTACCAGCTTCAATTTTAGCTTCGGCATAATTTAGAAGTACTTCGGCATATCTCATTAAATAAATGGTCTGCTCAGACTGTAAAGGACTAGGACCTCCTGTTAATGACCCCAATAATCTAGGTGCATCTGAGAATTTTTTCCAGAAATATCCGGTAAATGCAGTAAAACGATTTGCGCCTCCGGTTACATATTCCGTGCCATCTACAGGGTCAATTATTTTTCTGCCTGCAGGGTTGGCCGCATTAGGATTGAAAACACGTTCAACTTTAGCGCCATCTTCAATACGCCATGTTGCTATACTATCACTGTGTTGCTGAATTATATGCCCTGTCCATATGTTGTTTGGTAAAGCAATAGTAGCAGCCAAACGTGGATCGCGATTTTCGAACGGATTTGCGGGATCAAATGCTGGATCCTCATCAATAGGTAATCCGTTTATGGTTTCATAACTATCAACTATTTGTTGAGCAGGAACCAATTGGCACCAACCACCAAATCTACTACCTTGTCTTTGAGATAGACCATGAGTCTTTGTTCCATTGATGTATGATAAATCTAATAATACTTCTGATGAACCTACACCAGCATCCGTAAATAAAGCTTCATAATCGGGAAACAAACT
This genomic interval from Zobellia roscoffensis contains the following:
- a CDS encoding FAD-dependent oxidoreductase → MISEAYSSKKRITKTVPLQSDLVVVGGGLSGVCAAITAARSGLKVTLLQDRPVLGGNASSEVRLWSLGATSHMGNNNRWSREGGLINEILLENLKRNKEGNPLIFDTVLLEKVYEEKNITLLLNTAVYDVEKGDDNKVKTATAFCSQNSTTYVASAPLFCDASGDGIIAFMSGASFRMGAETKEEFDEGFAPNIKDYGNLLGHSLYFYTKDVGKPISYTAPSFAIKNAEELPRIKNFQLGDHGCKLWWVEHGGRLDTIHQSEDIKFELWKVVYGIWDYVKNSGKYPEAANLTLEWVGTIPGKRESRRFEGDFMLTQKDIVEQRDYYDAVSFGGWAMDLHPADGIYSKHNSCTQWHGKGVYSIPYRCYYSKNIDNLFLAGRIISASHVAFGSSRVMLTCAHGAQAVGEAAVICKEEGLLPRDIASKGNIGKLQLALNRNGQSIPRLSLQDIDDLAVKANIEASSTLAFSGFAATDDWQILKFGLAQMVPLKANETYSFEFVVDALEATNLELQLKSSSACTHFTPDVIIDKKEIDLQKGKQKITFTTTKTQAQDHYSFFCLMKNEKVKVRLSDERITGLMTVENKVNKAVSNFGRQDPPAEINVDSFEFWTPERRPKGKNIALKMSTPIPIFKVDNLKNGEVRPNSNGSTNAWVANIADKTPTLDLKWHDKVGIKTIKLFFDCDYDHALETTLMGHPEDIIPFVVADYKIKDSSGNIIKEVTGNYQAINTIELDQAISTDKLTFEFVKKEEHIPVSVFKISVYNQTL
- a CDS encoding sodium:solute symporter family protein is translated as MKSFFAAGGALPWWMSGLSLFMSFFSAGTFVVWGSIAYSSGWVAITIQTTMCIAGVLIGFFIAPKWQKTKALTAAEFITDRLGYSTQKIYTYLFLLISIFTTGAFLYPVAKIVEVSTGFPISTSIIVLGILILIYTAVGGLWAVIVTDVLQFVVLTAAVLIVVPLSLDKIGGIENFVSQAPENFFNLVNEEYTWGFMVAFGLYNLFFIAGNWAYVQRYTSVATPKDAKKVGWLFGGLYLVSPLIWMLPPMIYRVLNPELGGLADEGAYLLMCKEVLPVGMLGLMLGGMIFATSSSVNTTLNISAGVLANDVYKHFRPNADGDKLVKVGRTATILLGVLTILIALLVPYMGGIVEVVMSLAAITGGAMFLPPMWALFSKYQTGKSALIVTVITLVINAFFKFLSPTLLNFSFDRAEEMGFGMGIPVVLLAAFEVYARSQQKATLEYDNYQLKVAEKVSETEEEAAAGNKKGTRVIGIGVALTGLMILILSFIAKTGALLVGGMGTLVLLLGGYIVFKTINKN
- a CDS encoding RagB/SusD family nutrient uptake outer membrane protein; translation: MKNIKYIILISLSLLVFPACEDNVLNLEDPGSPTDATFFRTEAQLEVALTGVYESLNYVSSVPFPQLLDHTTDYAYNRGNVGGTVAVTTGGITSTESIVNGFWNSFYTGIQRANNLLTNMPKAEEASDPGRYEQIKAEALFLRAMFYSYLTELYGDVPFRTEVTSLEELEIVSRTPKAEIVASIIADLEEAASILPPTQSANERGRASANAANALISRIALYNEDYVLAESAALKVINSPETPSLFPDYEALFTDAGVGSSEVLLDLSYINGTKTHGLSQRQGSRFGGWCQLVPAQQIVDSYETINGLPIDEDPAFDPANPFENRDPRLAATIALPNNIWTGHIIQQHSDSIATWRIEDGAKVERVFNPNAANPAGRKIIDPVDGTEYVTGGANRFTAFTGYFWKKFSDAPRLLGSLTGGPSPLQSEQTIYLMRYAEVLLNYAEAKIEAGTVDASVLNALNDVRERAYNNSGFAFPAVTTTDQAELRKIIRRERKVEFADEGLRLFDIRRWGVAEKVMNTTVFGGPANGFSKIGSLNYVPNIDDDGYIDYTGAPSQPRVEMGNLDYRELEERTFDAGKHYLWPIPQAEIDATENVVTQNPGY